Proteins from a genomic interval of Catenulispora sp. EB89:
- a CDS encoding winged helix-turn-helix transcriptional regulator, protein MKGSIEVEPLVTESRLTGVVDPNCPARGLLERVTSRWGVLTLVALSDGTMRWGEIRRLLTGVTEKMLAQTLRTLEADGLVARKAHAVVPPRVDYSLTDLGCAAVDLLLPLVDWAVATAIPAQGAQSEAEKVQWRARRCTR, encoded by the coding sequence GTGAAGGGAAGCATCGAGGTAGAGCCCTTAGTCACCGAAAGCAGACTCACCGGCGTCGTCGATCCGAACTGCCCCGCCAGAGGCCTGCTGGAGCGCGTGACCAGCCGCTGGGGCGTCCTCACCCTCGTCGCACTCTCCGACGGCACGATGCGCTGGGGCGAGATCCGCCGCCTCCTTACCGGTGTGACCGAGAAGATGCTGGCCCAGACCCTGCGCACCCTCGAGGCCGACGGCCTGGTCGCTCGCAAGGCCCACGCGGTGGTCCCGCCCCGGGTCGACTACAGCCTGACCGACCTCGGATGCGCGGCGGTCGACCTGCTTCTGCCGCTGGTGGACTGGGCAGTGGCCACCGCCATCCCGGCTCAGGGAGCGCAATCTGAAGCAGAGAAGGTCCAGTGGCGGGCACGGCGCTGTACGCGCTGA
- a CDS encoding helix-turn-helix domain-containing protein codes for MATKLSARQWPHNCFAGSWQESVKSTPTTRAIILQAWTDPLPDPDNLRQDLENRQWGNIMGRSEQPLERDGSPSREFGFWLRDLRNTSGLTYNQLARRSRYSISTLQEAASGRRLPTLSVVAAFVVACDGDEASWRSYWAQLKRLEDYAPSAIQPQDVLPPWIRFAPNADPDTASVLVADDWYLESLEVALSLDGAVPETVEHRIAVAVKDGVRELVTSISVPRITHDQLSPHGLEAELLHGGVLTQQQHPHESYFRYVILLPRPLRVGERHRYTMRLRVPPGQPMAPRYVQVPHRRSDHFKLTVRFDSSRLPRIVWRMAGVPTAVLTDRDPNSERLTPDRFGEVSAEFHALRLGRAYGVSWRQ; via the coding sequence ATGGCAACAAAGCTGTCAGCGAGACAATGGCCGCACAATTGTTTCGCAGGAAGTTGGCAAGAGTCCGTAAAATCCACACCGACCACCCGGGCGATCATTCTCCAGGCCTGGACAGACCCCCTCCCCGATCCGGATAATCTGCGGCAAGATCTGGAAAACAGGCAGTGGGGCAATATCATGGGGCGATCAGAGCAACCCCTCGAACGAGACGGCTCGCCCTCCCGCGAGTTCGGCTTCTGGCTGCGCGACCTGCGAAACACGTCCGGCCTCACGTACAACCAGCTCGCCCGGCGCTCCCGATACTCCATCAGCACTCTTCAAGAGGCCGCATCAGGCCGGCGCCTGCCCACCCTCAGCGTCGTCGCCGCGTTTGTCGTCGCATGTGATGGCGACGAAGCAAGTTGGCGTTCATATTGGGCTCAGCTCAAGCGTCTCGAAGACTACGCCCCGTCGGCCATTCAGCCGCAGGACGTCCTGCCACCATGGATCCGCTTCGCGCCGAACGCCGATCCCGACACCGCGTCGGTTCTGGTCGCCGACGACTGGTACCTCGAATCCCTTGAAGTCGCCCTGTCCCTCGACGGGGCAGTGCCTGAAACGGTCGAACACCGGATTGCAGTCGCGGTCAAAGACGGCGTGCGGGAACTCGTGACCTCCATAAGCGTTCCTCGCATCACGCACGACCAGCTTTCTCCGCACGGGCTGGAAGCCGAACTGCTTCACGGCGGCGTGTTGACGCAACAACAACATCCCCACGAGAGCTACTTCCGCTACGTGATCCTGCTACCGCGCCCACTCCGTGTCGGCGAGCGGCATCGTTACACGATGCGGCTTCGTGTTCCGCCCGGCCAGCCAATGGCACCCCGCTATGTACAGGTACCGCATCGCAGGAGTGACCACTTCAAACTCACGGTGCGGTTTGACAGCAGCCGCCTGCCGCGAATCGTCTGGAGGATGGCAGGCGTCCCGACAGCTGTGCTCACGGATCGCGACCCGAACAGCGAACGGTTGACGCCGGATCGGTTCGGCGAGGTCAGCGCCGAGTTCCACGCCCTTCGACTTGGCCGTGCGTATGGCGTGTCGTGGCGTCAATAG
- a CDS encoding SRPBCC family protein: protein MTVRSKAPASVIWALLLDAASWPVWSLVDSLERERSVGLDPEGRDGVGAVRAFRTGRMVTGERLTAVDPQRRLAYEDAFNPMMRDYQAAIEIEPAPDGGTSIHWHGVYSTRWGLGRYMGPYLQRYMQKMADGLAAHAETLATP, encoded by the coding sequence GTGACGGTGAGATCGAAGGCCCCTGCATCCGTCATCTGGGCGCTACTGCTGGACGCGGCCAGCTGGCCGGTCTGGTCCCTCGTCGACAGCCTGGAGCGCGAACGATCCGTCGGCCTCGACCCGGAGGGGCGGGACGGCGTCGGTGCGGTTCGGGCGTTCCGGACCGGGCGAATGGTCACCGGGGAGCGCCTGACGGCGGTGGACCCGCAGCGGCGCCTGGCATACGAGGACGCGTTCAATCCCATGATGCGCGACTACCAGGCCGCGATCGAGATCGAGCCGGCCCCCGACGGAGGCACGTCCATCCACTGGCACGGCGTCTACTCGACCCGCTGGGGTCTCGGCCGGTACATGGGGCCCTACCTGCAGCGGTACATGCAGAAGATGGCCGACGGTCTCGCGGCCCATGCCGAAACGCTCGCCACGCCGTGA
- a CDS encoding helix-turn-helix domain-containing protein, whose amino-acid sequence MTSRSDCHVGIGRGSTLDAALPAPMQEHVDRRRTDTRRRLRAIALELFTQQGYELTSLTQIAGRAGVTRQALLHHFASKEELLTESYEELLPALDELIDGASVSPGGLTHQQVVDRFDALARGEHGATLVCAHVTEHALRGLPAARTLQRKLTELTEVLATDDTPEGRMRGRLAVAAVVMAVVRPRELSGRRTQRHDAARAVARSLLGAEL is encoded by the coding sequence TTGACCTCCAGGTCGGACTGCCACGTCGGCATCGGCCGGGGCAGCACGCTCGACGCGGCGCTGCCGGCGCCTATGCAGGAGCACGTTGATCGGCGACGCACCGATACCCGTCGACGCCTCCGTGCGATCGCGCTGGAGCTGTTCACCCAACAGGGCTACGAGCTGACCTCGCTGACCCAGATCGCGGGGCGCGCGGGCGTCACGCGCCAGGCCTTGCTGCACCACTTCGCCAGCAAGGAGGAGCTGCTTACCGAGTCCTACGAGGAACTGCTCCCCGCGCTCGACGAGCTCATCGACGGCGCCAGCGTTTCACCCGGCGGGTTGACCCACCAGCAGGTCGTTGACCGATTCGACGCCCTCGCCCGCGGCGAGCACGGCGCGACGCTGGTGTGTGCGCACGTTACCGAACACGCTCTGCGCGGTCTCCCGGCTGCGCGGACGCTCCAGCGCAAGCTGACCGAACTGACCGAAGTGCTCGCCACCGACGACACCCCCGAAGGCCGGATGCGCGGTCGGCTCGCCGTCGCGGCCGTGGTCATGGCCGTCGTCCGCCCCCGAGAGCTGAGTGGACGGCGGACTCAGCGGCACGACGCGGCGCGGGCTGTGGCGCGGTCGCTTCTCGGGGCGGAACTTTGA